Part of the Primulina huaijiensis isolate GDHJ02 unplaced genomic scaffold, ASM1229523v2 scaffold34271, whole genome shotgun sequence genome is shown below.
CAGAGAACTGCCCTACAATGTCAGCCGGTCCTAAGTACGCCTCAATTATTTTCGGATAACAGATGTTTCACAGTGATGTATTTCCAGTTAATAATGTCAATGATACCCCCCAATCAATATCTTTATGAAGAAACTTAGAAATCATGTGTTACCAAGCTGCGCCATAATTGTTTTGCAGATACGAATACAGATGGGCAGACGGCGTACAAATCAAGAAACCTATTGAAGTTTCGGCTCCTAAATATGTTGAGTATTTAATGGATTGGATCGAAACCCAATTGGACGACGAGTCAATATTTCCTCAAAAACTCGGTAATAATAATATCTTATGGTATCACCTCTTTGAATACACATTCGCCATGATTCTCTTTATTCGTTTGAGATTTCTATCATCTTGTTTTTTGATGACACATCAAACTAACAAAAGAAATTACTGCAGGAACTCCATTCCCTTCAAATTTCAGGGATGTTGTGAAGACCATATTCAAACGTCTGTTTCGTGTATATGCACATATATATCACTCTCATTTTCAGAAGATTGTGAGTCTCAAAGAGGAAGCACATCTAAATACATGTTTCAAGCATTTCATACTATTTACCTGTGTAAGTTCTTTATCCTTGGGATCTCAGttattacttatttttcatcaCCACTCAACTCGAAATCATCAGAACTTTCCTAGCTCTCTTTTTAGcttattatttaacaaaatttatttttttatccaatTTATTCACTTGTTTGGTTTTTTGTGCAAACAATTATCCAATTACTATTTTCTTTTATTCTCACTTCAGATCATTTTTTGGCTTATAAGAGACAGCTAGCTAGATACCGAGCTCGAATATCAAAATACCTGTTTTTTCTACTGGCTTTGCTCAATCATTCTTGAGATTCCTGGGTTTTTTAGTGGCATCTCACCTTTGTTTCAAAGTTTCAATTTGATGAAGATTTGCTTTAATTGTGCAGGAATTCATGCTGATAGACAAGAAGGAACTCGCTCCTCTTGAAGAACTCATAGAATCCATCGTCCCATATTAAAGACGTGTTTAGATGATTCGAACtgacttttatttatgaattaagTGTTTGGTTGCAACCCCAGTAACGATTTTAGCATTACTGATGTTTCGCAGCTATTTACTTATCATGTTCCTGTAAGAATCCAGTTGCTTGTGTTCTCATATTATGTGCTTGT
Proteins encoded:
- the LOC140968249 gene encoding MOB kinase activator-like 1A, producing MSLFGLGRNQKTFRPKKSAPSGTKGAQLRKHIDATLGSGNLREAVRLPPGEDINEWLAVNTVDFFNQVNLLYGTLTEFCTPENCPTMSAGPKYEYRWADGVQIKKPIEVSAPKYVEYLMDWIETQLDDESIFPQKLGTPFPSNFRDVVKTIFKRLFRVYAHIYHSHFQKIVSLKEEAHLNTCFKHFILFTCEFMLIDKKELAPLEELIESIVPY